A stretch of Podospora bellae-mahoneyi strain CBS 112042 chromosome 5, whole genome shotgun sequence DNA encodes these proteins:
- a CDS encoding hypothetical protein (EggNog:ENOG503PCFF; COG:S), which produces MDQDEEAYRIDQRRQDELVIITVVFTSLSILVVGTRTFVRAVLMRKFGADDWTMLGALLFSCGYLVEIIIMKYNGVGHAITTLTVDNMLILIKVTLAIQCTYYACVNCIKFSILCMYLRFAVTETLRYACFGLIGFHAVFLIISLTTTLAQCQPLEKMWDLTGVAPGTCINTTAFFYFTSGFNILTDILIFGLPIKTLTGINRPRKEVYALVGVFCIGAFATVIAIIRLHTIIVYTTAVDPFRESILVNLWSVLEVNIGIICASAPALKPLFHPQALREARYGSSGGPPKRTGYHYHSRDKSGTEIKSNIRVEQEFSARSINLGPIPSNTAQVVGGREQNSDQDSVDKILQDRY; this is translated from the exons ATGGACCAAGACGAAGAGGCATATCGAATCGATCAACGACGACAGGATGAGCtggtcatcatcaccgtGGTTTTCACGTCGCTgtccatcctcgtcgtcggcacCCGCACCTTTGTGCGGGCCGTCTTGATGAGGAAATTCGGCGCCGATGACTGGACCATGTTGGGGGCCTTG CTCTTCTCCTGCGGGTATCTCGTCGAAATTATCATCATGAAGTACAACGGAGTCGGCCACGCAATAACCACCTTGACAGTTGACAACATGCTTATCTTGATCAAGGTGACGTTGGCCATCCAGTGTACCTACTACGCATGCGTCAACTGCATTAAGTTCTCCATTCTGTGCATGTACCTTCGTTTTG CCGTGACAGAAACACTCCGATATGCATGCTTCGGCCTGATAGGCTTCCACGCGGTGTTCTTAATCATCTCTCTTACAACCACCCTTGCGCAGTGCCAGCCTCTCGAGAAGATGTGGGATCTCACCGGTGTGGCCCCAGGCACgtgcatcaacaccaccgcatTCTTTTACTTTACGTCCGGCTTCAACATCCTGACCGATATCCTCATTTTTggcctccccatcaaaaccTTGACTGGCATCAACCGCCCACGCAAGGAGGTGTACGCTCTTGTTGGCGTGTTTTGCATTGGCGCCTTCGCCACTGTCATTGCCATCATCCGATTGCACACCATCATTGTctacaccaccgccgtcgaTCCTTTCCGAGAGTCCATTCTTGTCAACCTCTGGTCCGTTCTCGAGGTCAACATTGGCATCATCTGCGCCTCCGCGCCCGCTCTGAAGCCCCTGTTCCACCCCCAGGCACTACGAGAGGCGAGATATGGTAGCAGCGGTGGCCCGCCAAAGCGGACGGGATACCACTACCATTCACGGGACAAGAGCGGCACAGAGATCAAGAGCAATATCAGGGTTGAGCAGGAGTTCAGTGCCCGGAGTATCAACTTGGGACCCATCCCCAGCAACACCGCCCAGGTAGTCGGGGGAAGGGAACAAAACTCGGATCAAGACAGCGTGGATAAAATCTTGCAGGATCGGTATTAA
- a CDS encoding hypothetical protein (EggNog:ENOG503NWYT; COG:Q) yields the protein MLLTVVYTSFVDLAQEAKALGFVLSEFLSNHTTLAATLSSLAATYLFLFAVLHLTHNEKEPPLVATAVPFLSPVVGMVKWSMDFYTHMKTKHHDLPIYTLRLPGTRLYIVNSLNLILSVQRQWRTLIFPPVSARASEVAMGVSKDALAIIREDMIADTGFFHTFIKATHPSLSSGPALERLSGDAMAVLTASLDNIVDRGSKRARMFEWIHHEFLMATTDSVYGPHNPLRDPANEEGWHNYHPTIIFLMLDLLPHWAFHSAIKSRNQLAKAFQNYHINRRYTEGSDYIRRWTEHFVSWDISASDIGCFHNAAMFSLVANTIPTAFWMIYHVFSDPAVTEDCRKEVLKAVSIHEENSEEICTVRARTIKEHCPTLLSTFQEVFRFHGMANSVRIASEYHMLDGKYLIKKGNIVMMPARVQHHSKEVWGEDVEVFHARRFMRNPGEPRLHPGAFRGFGGGTTLCPGRHFATTEILLFTAMVLLRFDVLPVVGEGKWIMPATKTSSQAEAMEQPDCDIDIELRPRPGAERNWRVSLRKQEKRPLWLRICKEKEGDLLNIT from the exons ATGCTACTCACGGTTGTCTACACCAGCTTCGTTGACCTTGCTCAGGAAGCCAAAGCGCTGGGTTTCGTCCTCTCCGAGTTCCTCTCGAATCACACAACCTTGGCCGCCACCCTCAGCAGTCTGGCAGCTACCTACCTCTTCTTGTTCGCAGTTCTCCATCTGACACATAATGAGAAAGAACCACCACTGGTCGCAACAGCGGTGCCGTTCCTCAGTCCCGTGGTTGGAATGGTGAAATGGAGCATGGATTTCTACACCCATATGAAAACCAAGCACCATGACCTTCCCATCTACACCTTGCGTCTCCCAGGTACTCGCCTTTACATCGTCAACTCTCTCAACCTTATTCTCAGTGTCCAACGACAATGGCGCACCTTGATCTTCCCTCCAGTATCGGCTCGCGCTTCAGAAGTCGCTATGGGCGTAAGCAAAGATGCTCTGGCAATCATCCGCGAGGATATGATCGCCGACACGGGGTTCTTTCACACCTTCATTAAAGCCACCCACCCATCTCTGTCGAGCGGCCCCGCGCTTGAACGGCTCAGTGGTGATGCCATGGCGGTTCTTACCGCATCGCTGGACAATATCGTAGACCGAGGTTCCAAAAGGGCCAGGATGTTTGAGTGGATTCACCATGAGTTCCTCATGGCCACGACGGATAGTGTTTATGGTCCACATAACCCGCTGCGTGACCCAGCAAACGAAGAAGGCTGGCATAACTACCACCCAACAATCATATTTCTCATGTTGGACCTGCTGCCTCACTG GGCCTTCCATAGCGCAATCAAATCTCGCAACCAACTCGCCAAAGCTTTCCAAAACTATCACATCAACCGCCGATACACCGAAGGCTCAGACTACATCCGGCGGTGGACCGAGCACTTTGTCAGCTGGGACATCTCCGCTAGCGACATCGGTTGCTTCCACAACGCCGCAATGTTTTCCCTCGTCGCCAATACAATTCCCACCGCGTTTTGGATGATCTACCACGTCTTTTCGGATCCCGCCGTAACCGAAGACTGTAGGAAAGAAGTCCTCAAAGCGGTTTCGATCCATGAAGAGAACAGCGAGGAGATCTGCACCGTCCGGGCAAGAACCATCAAGGAGCACTGCCCTACGCTACTGTCAACTTTCCAAGAGGTCTTTCGCTTTCACGGCATGGCGAATTCGGTTCGAATCGCCAGTGAATATCACATGCTAGATGGGAAGTACCTCATTAAAAAGGGCAACATTGTCATGATGCCTGCCAGAGTGCAACATCACTCCAAAGAGGTCTGGGGCGAGGACGTCGAGGTTTTCCATGCTCGGCGGTTCATGCGGAACCCGGGGGAACCGAGGCTGCATCCGGGTGCGTTCCGTGGGTTTGGTGGCGGGACGACGTTATGTCCGGGGAGACATTTTGCCACCACGGAGATTTTGTTGTTTACAgcgatggtgttgctgaggttTGATGTGCTGCcagttgttggtgagggcaaGTGGATTATGCCGGCAACAAAAACATCTTCGCAGGCGGAGGCAATGGAGCAGCCGGACTGTGACATCGATATTGAGCTGAGGCCAAGGCCAGGTGCAGAGAGGAATTGGAGGGTTTCATTGaggaagcaggagaagcGGCCTTTGTGGCTGAGGATTTGtaaagagaaagaaggagaTTTGTTGAATATTACATGA